ACGAGTCTGTAGAGGTAAAGGTGTCGGAGAAGACTAGCTGGCCCTCCGACCTACCTCCGCCCCTCATAGTGGTCGGAGGGGGTCTCGGCGGCCGTCTACTGTTCTACGGTGCTCCTGCAGACGTACTGTCGCCGATGTTCATGCTGGCTGTCGCGGCGTCGTGTGGAGCGTGGAGGCCTAGCAGCTGTAGCGGGCTGGAGGGGGCCCGTGGGAGGGCTAGGCTATACGTGGTGCCGGGTCTACCATGCGCCCGCGCGATATACAATTCGCTGCATGTACTCTATTGCAGTAGGGCTGCGGAGCTGGAGATAGTTAACGTGGAGGGCTACTACGCGATGGGTAAGGAGCTCCCGGTGAAGCAGGTGCCAACGTTCGTATCGCCTAGCGGTAAGAGGCATACTGCTACGCCTAGGAGCCCTGCAGAAGTCCTCAGCTGGTGGAGCAGCTAGCCCAATCACAGTGATTGTTTCCTGGACCTAGTTTCGTACTATACGCGACAATACAGATAAACGTTGGCAACGAGGACCCATCGTGAATGGATGAGTATTCCCGCGGGGGTGCCGTGCTATGGCGAGGGCAGAAGAGCTGGACCTCACGAAGCTGACCGCGCTCTGCGGCGACTTCAGTGTGCACATACTTGCTAAGCTGGAGGGCCTAGAGAAGGGCGATAGGCTTACCGTCAAGATAAAGAAGGAGGACCGTGAACTCCTAGAAGCAGCTATATCTGCTATAAGGGATGCTGGCGTAGCAGAGCCCATCGAGGAGGGTGAGGAGGGCGAAGCCTTCTACATAGTTCTCGAGAAGCGGAGGTGAATACGACTAGATGTTTTCAGGCACCGAGCTAGTCTCTTTCACAGTAAGTTACGGTTTCGCCATATTCCTTGTCGCCGCGCTAGCACCGCTAGTCTACGTTGGGCTAGGAGGCACCCCTGGGTACCGGAACTCCCTTAGGACGACAATGAGGCTACTACGCAGCACACTCGCAGCCCCCATGCTGGAGCACCCTATGCCCCTAGTAGCCGCTATCGCATCACTATTCCATGCCAGCATAGTCATAGCGTTAGCCGCGCATCTAGTCCTGGCAGGTGCCCAGTGGAATGGAGGACTTTATCAGCTCTCGTCCACAGCCGTAGCGGCTATACTCTACGCGAAGAGGACTGCCGCAGTGATTATCCTGTTCACCGCCCCAGTACTGCTTAGTGTCAGGCTCTACACCGGCGCTAGGTTTAGGCTTTTCAACTGGAAGCACGTCCTTCTCACTATAGGCGATCTGCTGCTACTAGTACTAGCGGCGACAGGGCTCATGATGCGAGGCAATACGGGCCTTCTCATAGCCCATGTGGCCACCGGGCTTATCGCTGTAGCCTACTTCATCGTACTGCTCGCTGTGGGGCACCGTCTATACTCGCGGGCTCTAGCCGAGAACCGTGTACTCGAGGTGTAGCGTTACAATGCCCTCAAGGGCTCTGACGGCTGGTATACTCGTAGCCCTGCTGTCTGTAGCGATTCTACTAGCTCTAGACCGTATATACGCGAGCAAAGCCGCTACCACTGTGCCAGCAGCCTCAACCACCGCTACCAGCAGCCAGCAAGAGATCCATGGGAGAATAGTAGTTATACTAGGCACTGAGAGCTGCCCCCACTGCCGCGCTATGGAGGCATTCTTCCGGGAGGAGTTGCCGGGCCGGGCGTACTTCTGCGAGATAACGGAGAAGGGCTCTAGCTGTGAGGCTGCGTTCGGCCTCCTAGTCAGCAAGAGGGTTACAATGGCTGTACCCACTATGGTCGTCTGTGACACGGATAGGCGCGTCGTAGAGGGAATAATCATAGGAGAGTTCCGGGACGCTAAGTGGTGGAGAAACGTCCTCGAAAACGGTCTACCAGGAGGCAATGAGACCAGTATACCCGTGTACATGGTTGACCGGGTAACCGGTGCTATGGAGGTCGAGCCCAGGGCCATGGAGAAGCTCTATAGCGTGCTATGCAACGCTACTCTAGCTGATGCCAAGCCTCTAGGGTGACGGTGGGCCGTATGGGCCTACTCGCAGAGCTTTTCACACTAGCAGCGCTCGATAGCATAAACCCATGCACATTCTACATCTATACAGTCCTCCTGCTCTCGGTCTCCATAAGAGAGCAGAGCAGCCGTGCAGTACTGGCTACCGGGTTAGCTTTTGTCGCTGGCGTCTACCTGGGCTACACGCTGCTTGGACTCGGAATCGCCGGGGCTGCCGCTGCGCTTCCAGTATGGCTTCTATCATTGGCAGCTGGGGGCTACGGCGCCTACACTATAGTTGCCGGGCTCTACGAGCTACGGGGGAGAAAGCGGCCCGGACCCCAGAGGCCTGGGGGCAAGCTGGCCCCAAGAGCTCTACGGGTCACGAGTAGGCTAGGCGCCTTCGGGCTAGGCCTGCTACTCTCGTTCACACTATTGCCGTGCAGTGGCGGCCCGCTAGTAGCCTTCGTGATGCTAGCTAGCGCCGAGGGCTACGGTGGGCTGCTCGTAGCTCCTCTTCTGCTGCTCTACAATCTAGTCTTCGTCTCACCGCTGATAGCTATAGGCCTCGCAGCTGCTGCTGCCTACCGTGTAGAGCGGGTACAACAGGCGATAGCCCGTGCAGGCCCCTATGCCTCCATATTCGCAGGCCTTGCACTGATAGCCATTGCTGTCTATATCTATGTGCGGCCTGGCTAGGCCCCGCATCCCGGGGTCGTTTCTACATGCCCAACTATACATGACGCGGGCTGGCACAGAGGGGCCCTAAGACCTGCTAGTATACTACCTTGTAGCGGCGGCCCTGGAGCCTGCCTACGAGGGCCTCGTATTCTCTCCTCCTCATGACCGTTACTATCTCTACGACCCTGCCCCGGGCCGCGTACACCACAGCTACGTCGTTTGAGCCTAGTGCTAGGTAGACGTCTTCCTCGCTATCGTAGACTATCTGTACTGGGTCCTCGAGCGCCTCGAGTACGTCGTCGAGGCTTACCCGCCTCTCCTCCATTCTTTCCCGTGCATGCTGGGAGACACGTAGGCTATACCACCACGCCATGACCGGGGCCCAGGTGGAGCCAGCTGGCACCGGTGCCCTAAATAACGCGCCTCTTAACAGCGCCGCCGGACCCGCCGCGTGTGCGTCTATGCGCATACACAGCATCGTGACTAGGCCTGGGAGCACCTATCCAGCCTAGATTCGGCCCCAGCGTAGGAGGCCAACGGGAGGTTCAAAGAAAATAGTATCCCCTGGAACATTGATGGACACGGCACACCCTATGCGGTGAAGCGGCCAGCGTTTACGCTGAGCACGTGGCCGGTTATCGCGCGCGACGCTGGCGTCGCTAGGAAGTACACCGCCTCGGCTACGTCTTCGGGCTGTATTATCATGCGCAGAGGGTGTAGCTCTTCTATCTTCTTCCTCTTCTCCGGCGTATCGAGGAACGAGCGCACCATGTCCGTCTCCACGAAGCTTGGTGCTACTGCGTTCACACGGATACCGTAGCTCGCCAGTTCTACTGCTAGGCGGCGGGTGAGCCCTATTACGCCCGCCTTCGACGCCGCGTAGGCCGCCGAAGCCGCTATGTTGCCCGTCTGCCCGGCTATACTCGCGATATTGACTATGCTGGCCCAGGGAGCCTTCTTCAGCATTGGTAGGAACGTCTTCGTGGCCAGGAAGACACCGGTGAGGTTCACCCGTATCACTTTTTCCCAGTCCTCTAGCCGGGTTTCCTCTATGCTCCCTACGTGGAATACTCCCGCGTTGTTGACTAGCACGTTGAGGTGAGGCCACCTGGATTCGAGCTCGCGGTAGGCTTCCTCGAGGCTCCGCGGGTCGGAGACGTCCAGCTGCAGCACTATAGCCTCTGGCGCGCCTAGCCGGCGAGCCCTCTCCGCGACCTCGAGCGCCTGGTCGCGCCTACTATGGTAGGTCACCGCTACGGCATAGCCCTCTGAGGCGAAGCGTAGCACCACTGCCCTGCCTATGCCGCGGCTCGACCCCGTCACGAGGACGTATCCTGCCGGTTTTTCTTCCCGCTCAGCTTCTACCCCTGTAGCAAGCCTGGTGTAGCCTATCACGGGCGCATGTACGGCCATACTCCCTACCATCTTCACGTAGTAGGGCCCCGGCCGCCCCCGGGGGTCTCCAGGCCCACAAGCTCTAGAGTAGAGATAGATATGGGTACTAGGCTACCCACTTATGGCCTGGAGGCTCTTGTGCCCCCAGGACGACCCGGAGAGCGCAAAGGCCTCCGATGGTGCATAACGCTATGGACAGGTCCACCCACGTTGTGTTCGCTACAGGGTTTTCGACTGCTATGCTGTGGGGCCTCAATGCACCCCCGGGCGCATTGTTCATAGTAATCCCGGTGGCCATCACGGCCTCCCTTATACCGGATATAGACCTCCACAAGGCACACCGGTCTCTACTACACAACATACCGGTTGCTGTTTCCCTAACACTACTAGTGTATGCAGCTGCTCTCACTAGTCTTCCCCAGGTACTCGCCGAGCTTGTGGCCCTAGGCTTCCTACTAGGCTATACTAGCCACATCCTCCTAGACATGTTCACGGTACGAGGAGTTGCCCTCCTCTACCCCCTCAGCCGTAGATTCTACAGACTAGCCAGGCTACGTAGCAACGACCCCCTAGCAAACAAGCTTCTACAGGCACTATCAGCCGCACTAGCAGCATATAGCGCAGCAGCAATGATGGGGCTCGTACCGGCTAAGCCAACACCGTAACGCCGACACACTCAGCACAGACCTAGGCTATAGCCACGAAGCCCCAGGACAGGATAACTGAGCCCGGGAACGAGGACCACCTGCTAGGAGATAGAGGCGAGAGCATCCTAGCCAGGCAAGTCGAAAAGCGTGGCTCTTGTTTGGCTAAAAACATGTTGAGGTATAGCGGGGTTACTGTAGACGCTCGCCTATGTAGGCTGCTATGTGCCTTACCTGTGTCTTTAGCCCGTATAGCTGCGCGCCGCCAGCTATGGAGTGCATGCAGACCGGACACGCCGTGACTACTATATCGGCGCCGCTCTTCTTGATGTCGTCTATCTTCCTCTTCACGGCTATTGTCCAGTGCTCTGCTGTCTTCTGTATGAATTCTAGCTCCTTCTCTCCCGCTACGAGGTCCTTGCTGGAGACGCCTAGTAGCTTGCCCATCTGCTCTAGCATCTCCATGTTCATACAGCCTATGCCTCCGCCGCCACCGCAGCAGTAGCTCTCAGCGCCGTGGTGCGGTAGCTTGCGGAAGCCCTTGCTAGCCGCGCTGAGTACGAAGTTGGGCTCCTCAGTTACGCCGCCGCGGCGTGCGAGCTGGCAGGGGTCGTGCCAGGTTACCTTGTCGTCGGTCTGGTTTAGCTTGAGCTTGCCCTCCTTTATCAGCTTCTCGAAGAGCTCCACTATGTGTAGTACACGGTAGCTCGGCCGGCGGCCTAGCACCTTGGGCATCTGGAACCTTAGCCACGGGTAGACGAACCCGCCGTCAAGGAGCACTACGTTCTTGGGCTCATACTTTGATATGTCTGCGTTAAGCATCTTTAGCATCTCTCTGGCCTGCTTGAATAGGCCTATGACCGCTGCTATTGGCGGGCGGAATGCGAACGGCTTGCTCGGCAGCGTCCAGTCTACCCCGGCGCGGTCTAGCACCCTCATTGCGCCTATGACCGCGTCTGGGTAGAACATCGCGTCAGCCATGTTCACTAGGAGGAAGTACTCGGCGCCCTTCTTGTCGAATGGCAGCGGCTTGCCCAGCGCCTGCTCAGCCTTCTTCATTACCTCGTTCCATATGTACATGAAGCTGGGTATCTTGAGGAAGAGCTTCTCGCGCTCTATTACGTCGAATACAGCTATCAGCGTAGGCGCACGGCCAGACTTGGTGGCTATGCTGGCTAGTATACTCTTTATTATCGCGCCGCTATCGATACCGAAGGGGCATGATACGTAGCATGCACCGCAGTTGGTACAGCGGTAGACCGCCTCGACGATTGTATCTAGGTCTTTCTCGCTCTTGGGCTTCTTCGCGTTGAGCAGCGGGCCGAGCAGCTTACCTAATATAGTCGCCTCCTTTCTGTAGATGTTGCGTGCTAGCTCAGCCTTCTCTACCGGGCCGTACTTCTCGGATACATAGTAGTAGGGGCACGATGGGGCGCACGCTGCGCATCCTACACAATTCTCGAGGAAGTGTAGCTTGACTGAGTCTAGTGTCGCTAAAGCCTCCTGTATAGTCTTCTCAACCCTGTCAGCCTGAAAGCCCTCCCACGATATGTTCCTCTTTATCTCCTCTAGCAGCTTCCTAACGTCGGGGCCTGGAGCCGCTTCCGCCACCAACACTATTCACCCCATGAACATGTGTCACGAGCATGAGGGGTTAGACGAGGCCCTTCTGTACACGGAGGTCGTACCATTCGTGTAGCTTTCCGTACCAGTAGCCGAACACGAAGTGCCAGTACTTGCTGAAGGGTATCAGCATTAGCAGTATCTCGGCACCGAGTATGTGGAAGCCCAGCACTGTTCTGTAGGTGCCTACGTCCATTGTGACTGTTCCTGTAGAGTGCCTGGCTGCTGCGTAGCCTGTTAGCAGTATGAACATTAGCAGGCCTAGCGAGAAGTAGTCGCTCCACCTTACGTGGCGGAGCCCGTGGGCCTGCTCCATCACCTTAGTGCCTATCTTGAACGCTACACCGAGTATAGCTAGTATGGCTAGCACGTCACCGTTGAGTATCACTGTTAGCGGGCCCCAGATGCTGTTGACGAACTTAACCTCTATTGGCGAGGTTATGGTTAGGGTTGAGGTTGTCACGCTCAGCGGTATCCATAGCCCAGTCTCTGCTACTAGCTTGTAT
The window above is part of the Pyrodictium abyssi genome. Proteins encoded here:
- a CDS encoding (Fe-S)-binding protein — protein: MAEAAPGPDVRKLLEEIKRNISWEGFQADRVEKTIQEALATLDSVKLHFLENCVGCAACAPSCPYYYVSEKYGPVEKAELARNIYRKEATILGKLLGPLLNAKKPKSEKDLDTIVEAVYRCTNCGACYVSCPFGIDSGAIIKSILASIATKSGRAPTLIAVFDVIEREKLFLKIPSFMYIWNEVMKKAEQALGKPLPFDKKGAEYFLLVNMADAMFYPDAVIGAMRVLDRAGVDWTLPSKPFAFRPPIAAVIGLFKQAREMLKMLNADISKYEPKNVVLLDGGFVYPWLRFQMPKVLGRRPSYRVLHIVELFEKLIKEGKLKLNQTDDKVTWHDPCQLARRGGVTEEPNFVLSAASKGFRKLPHHGAESYCCGGGGGIGCMNMEMLEQMGKLLGVSSKDLVAGEKELEFIQKTAEHWTIAVKRKIDDIKKSGADIVVTACPVCMHSIAGGAQLYGLKTQVRHIAAYIGERLQ
- a CDS encoding cytochrome c biogenesis protein CcdA, with translation MGLLAELFTLAALDSINPCTFYIYTVLLLSVSIREQSSRAVLATGLAFVAGVYLGYTLLGLGIAGAAAALPVWLLSLAAGGYGAYTIVAGLYELRGRKRPGPQRPGGKLAPRALRVTSRLGAFGLGLLLSFTLLPCSGGPLVAFVMLASAEGYGGLLVAPLLLLYNLVFVSPLIAIGLAAAAAYRVERVQQAIARAGPYASIFAGLALIAIAVYIYVRPG
- a CDS encoding metal-dependent hydrolase, with amino-acid sequence MDRSTHVVFATGFSTAMLWGLNAPPGALFIVIPVAITASLIPDIDLHKAHRSLLHNIPVAVSLTLLVYAAALTSLPQVLAELVALGFLLGYTSHILLDMFTVRGVALLYPLSRRFYRLARLRSNDPLANKLLQALSAALAAYSAAAMMGLVPAKPTP
- a CDS encoding 3-oxoacyl-ACP reductase FabG — translated: MAVHAPVIGYTRLATGVEAEREEKPAGYVLVTGSSRGIGRAVVLRFASEGYAVAVTYHSRRDQALEVAERARRLGAPEAIVLQLDVSDPRSLEEAYRELESRWPHLNVLVNNAGVFHVGSIEETRLEDWEKVIRVNLTGVFLATKTFLPMLKKAPWASIVNIASIAGQTGNIAASAAYAASKAGVIGLTRRLAVELASYGIRVNAVAPSFVETDMVRSFLDTPEKRKKIEELHPLRMIIQPEDVAEAVYFLATPASRAITGHVLSVNAGRFTA
- a CDS encoding DUF4258 domain-containing protein, which encodes MAWWYSLRVSQHARERMEERRVSLDDVLEALEDPVQIVYDSEEDVYLALGSNDVAVVYAARGRVVEIVTVMRRREYEALVGRLQGRRYKVVY